TGGAAGGGAATATTCCATCTGAACTAGGTAGTATAAAATCCGTATTTTCCTTAGACTTGTCCAGCAACAATTTCTCAGGTGGACTACCTTTCCAGTTACTAGATAGTAACTTATCATTAAATAACCTCAACGTAGCATATAACAACTTGCAAGGAGAAATTGTATTTTCCGACCACACCATGAACCTAAATCTGTCATGTTTGCGGTTAGGCCACAACATGTTCACTGgagatctctcttttctttcatcaatcGTAAATTTGAAGCTATTGGACATTAGCAACAACTTTTCATCGGCAAGCTTCCCAGATTGATTGCAAACACGTCAGATCTTGTGGTTCTTGActtgtccaaaaatcatttgGATGGCCTCATCCCTCGAGAACTCTTTAATCTTGGTGGCTTCAGTATTTGGATTTGTCTTATAACAATCTCTCTGGTTCATTAGCATCATCTTTTATAGCACCCCTGTTGAGTCACATCCATCTGAATAGGAACAAATTGAATGGTACACTCACGCATGTGCTCTCCAACAGCTCCAATTTGGTGACCTTGGATCTGAGTGAAAATGAGTTCTCCGGAAGCATACCCTATTGGCTAGGTAACCTCTCTCAACTGAGCATTCTTTCACTGAGAGGTAATAGCTTCAGTGGAACATTTCCGAGCAATTGTGCAGCTTGAAAAGCTTAAGTATGATCGATCTTTCTAAAAACAATCTGTTTGGTCCATTACCTAGTTGCTTGGGACCCATGAATTTCTCCTCCAGAGGATATGCCAATAAGGTAACTTCAACACCGAATGTAGGAGATGAAGTTCTAGAAGGATCACCTTGGTATTATGTGAGGACAATTAAAAGGCATACCAAGCTCTTCTATAAAGAAGTGGTAGGACATGCAAGTTCCACATATTGTTGGGTTCACAACAAAAAGAAGGTTTGATTCTTATAAAGGCTACGCACTCCTTCATATGGTAGGACTAGATTTTTCTTGCAACCAGTTCAATGGGGAGATCCCACAAGAGATTGCAATCTTACAAGACATGCTTATGCTGAATCTGTCGCATAACAAGCTTAATGGACATATACCGATGTCATTGTGGAACCTCACAAAGATAGAGAGCATTGACCTTTCCTACAACAACTTGATTGGTTCTATCCCCGAAGAGCTTACTCAGTTGAATTCCCTGGAAGTCTTCAATGTGTCTTACAACGACTTGTCAGGAGCCataccaaacaaaaatcaattcggGGCATTTGATGAAAGCAGTTACTACGGAAACCATCTTCTATGTGGACTGccattgagtgatgattgttcGAAAACCATTAATGTTAATTGCTCAGCAACAAAATCATGCATGAAAGCTAAAGAGGATGGTTTCTTAGACGGAAAGACATTCTATATCAGCTTCGGAGTGTCATACACGATAGTTTTACTGGTAATTCCGGTTGTTCTATTCATCAACCCCCAATGGCGGCAGGGATGGTTTCACTATGTGGAACTGGTTATCACCACATGTCGGAGCTTGTTCATCACATGCTACTATTTTGTGCGGGATGGTTTTCGAAAATTGTCCAGTGGCCAAACAATTTAGGTTCTCTTGTTCCGCATTTCGGGTAATGGTAGGattgggttttttcttttcatttgttattgttgttgatCAACATTGGCCTCAATGTGGATCTACCAAGTCAATGTAAGTTTTCACCTTCACAACTGAATAAGGTCTTGTTCTAATTTCCTTGAAGACAATACATGGCGTGATCCTTCCCTCTTTCAAAAAGGTGGTTTTTACATAGTTGCTAGCTCATCTCTATTTGGTTAGGTGATCATACTACTAACGATGACAAACAACACTAGAAAAACACTGTCTCTTCTCACCTTTGTTATTTCTGCAGTAACACATTTGCTTTCCtttccaaattaaaattttcgtCTCCACATATCACTCGGTCCATTCGCAAACTGTTCGAGATATAAAACTCCTCTTGCTTGACAATATAACACAGACTACATGATCTTTAGAGTCCTAAGTTCATGGCTGATCTGCATTATGGTTAGGACATCGATTTCTGTCTAACTTTTATGAAGGTTTACTTGTGCTGAAGTGTCTCATGAGATGGTTAAATTCATGGCCAAACTTGCGTTTTCATGACTACTTTTGTTGTTCCTGTCTACATGGAATAACGTTCTAACATTTTGCTAGGCTAAATTTGAGCAAGAACCAACCCGGATTGAGGCTCGGATTGGTGCAAATGTATGAAAATGGCTACTAGCCAATAGTAGAGCTCGCCAACCAGGTCAGGCCAAGCGGTGAGGTCGGCGCTTGGGTTAAAGGGAATAGCCTCCcatattgaattttaattatttttagagcCTTTTGATGTCTTGCATGACTTTTCACTTTGCAAGAgtacttgaatttttttctgtAAATTCTCTTTACGAATTCTCGCTCTCTCGAGGAGGGATTGTGAGAAAGCTACATATCATATGACATGACCTTATTGATTATCTCAAAAATGTAGAAGCAAGTTTAACATGGAAAAGAGAATTATTATATCAGAAAACGTATAAGGTATCAtgccatttttttctctaagaaaggaggaaaaaaatagaaaccaTTGGAAAAACCATCCCCACTTTGCCAAAATAGGTAGCTAAACTACAACCAAATTGCCAACAAAAATACAGTCCCCTTGTTCACCTTCTCGACACAATCTCTCTTCCACACTGAATCTTCCAATGCACATCTGGTCCGCGAGGCTAATGAGAACTGGAGAGCAAACCAAATTAAAAGGGCAATCCACTGTCATGGGAACTCAAATAGTTTTTATGATTTTGCATCATGATGCGCCACTATCTTTAGAATGTAAAGTGAGGATCATCGCCAAGGACCTTTTTAGGCTCCTAGACATGACAAACTTACATAAAGCAACCAGTAAAGTCGTCATCCAATTATATCAGTGTGGTATCTCCACTAAGAAGAAATGAACATCTAGGAAAGCTAATTTGTGTGCGATCCAACTTCATTCCACTAATAAAGGAACTGTTTTACTTAGAGATCTTTCATGTATCGACGAATAAATCATACTGGGTATGCAAAAACTCAGTGGTCATTCTCTTGTCTCATCTTCTTTAATTAATGTCGAGTATCCAGAGacttagtttaaaaaaaaaaaaaaaaaattggggtccCATCGACTTAAAAGGGCAAATCGACTCAGTTAACCCCATTAACATATAAATACATCACAAACCGCCGTGGCCATGATTTCAGTAGCCTAAGCCAAAAAGTTTCAGAGGATCCCTatcaaattgcaaaaaaaaatccaataaagTTCGAACAAAAATTCTGCCCAGCCAGACTAGTTGTCCAGgacaatcattttcttttaatttttaaataattttaaaaccaTGCTTCAAGGGGTGGAGGTCATGGGACTTGCCAGATCGATGCCTTAAGTGCACAGCCAAGATAGATTGTCTTACCTCGGTTGAGAGAGCCAGGCATTTTGGAGGTCCGGACTAGGGGTAAGTCTAAATAACACTGAGATCAGTCGGTTCGTTATTCGGCGGCGGTGGGCAGAAAACAGAAACGAAGAGAAAAGATCGAGGTCAGACAGAATAGGGTTGAAGACCTTAGATTTGTTCAATCGACTTGGAGCCCTTCTCGGTTATCTGAATATTTTGCGCTTTCTCCAAACTTTGCAATATGCATTGGACTAACTGTCAGCTTTTTTACTATAACTTATTAttcaaactctacaaagtcaaAATTCATGGTACTTTCAGTTCAATTGTTCAACATTTTGTCCTCATCGAGGCAATTTGTGGGCTCGGACCTCGAGTTGTGCAGATAAACAGTCTTTTCATGACCACTAGAAATCATTCCGCAACATCATCTTTCACTGAGGGATCTTTATCCAAGATATTTATAATTAAGACCATCATCATATCAGTTAGGAATTATTTAACAAAAGCACTAAGCTCCAGATGATTCCGAGTGACACAAGAAACAGAAAGATCggagcaaaaaacaaaaatctagtTTGAAGAAATCAATTCTATTGTAAACATTCCATTCATACGAGAAGGTCAGCAGTGCTGCCATTTTTAAGAGAACTGGTTTTGATGGTCAGTCTACTTTTACGCATGAAACAACAAAGCGCAGAGCTACTAGACAATGACAGATTCAATCCTGTCTATACTGTGACTGCACAAGAGGCTGTGGTCATGAAAATTCTGATTATTACAAGAAGCACAAGCAGGTACAGGATGCACTGGATGTCACCATCCAAATATCTTCCCCAAAAAGAATCTCCCTGTGTTCGCTCTTCCCTCTTCCCAAAACCCGCACACCAGAATACAAAAAGGATCATATTGTAATATAACTAGATACACAACTggatgaaatgagaaaaaaacagTCATATGGTGATAAGCAAGCAACATCAGTAAGGAGAATAATAATACCCAGTTGGTGGTCCCATCCCATTGACTGGTGGCATGCCGTAAGGCATCACAGGAGGACCTGGTGCATAGTAACCCGTCCCACCAATCTTGGCCAAAGTGGCTTGACCTCGCATCCCCTCCGTAGCATACTGCTGCCATAGTTGTTGCTCCTGCACAACCAAATGCCGTTTCTTCTCCATTTCTGCCACCTGCACATATGAAGGAGGAGGGATGCTCAATGATGCAGCAAAGGGGTCCTGGTTAACTGTTCGGACAGTTCCATCGGTTGCAGGGAAGAGCAAATACTGGGGTTGCCCTCTTTCCAAGGCCAGGTAGGGCAACACTGCTCGCATTACCTCCAGTCAATTGAGCAGTGCTCACATGTTGCCTCACCATTCCCTGGTCATACATGCCATTCAGTAGCAATGGATCAAGACCACCACCTAAAGCCGCTTTCTGCTTTGACAAGTTACTAGCAGTCTCCACCAAAGCCAATTCCCAATCTTCCTTGCCAGATTCGGCAGCTGGGGTTTGCCAAGCAGAAGTCACTTTTGGTTCACCATTAGAAGGGAATGCTTCCCACGAACCATTCCCTGTATTAGCTGGTGGCCCCGCAAATAGAGCCAATGCAAATTTATTACCTTGATCATCAGCAGTAACTCCATTATCCCTCAGATCCACCAAATCCTCCGTCACTTGTGGCTTTGGTGGCTCCGGTTTTGGCTCTGGGTGGTGCAGGAGTATAATTCTCTGGTGGAGGCAATGCCTTTATCTCATTCATATCTGGCACAGGCTCCTCCTCCTGAGCCACATGGGGCaattcttcccttctctctggGCTCTTAGGTCTCTTTGCTCTATCCCTCACAAACTCCTCCAATGTCTCCAACAACTTACTGGTAATCCTTTGCACTTCAGGATATTCGGATGATCTTGCCACCCCTGTATCCTTACACCAATTGTAGAATGCAATCAACTCATCAATTTGCTTAGCGGCACTAGCATAAGCATCAAAAGCCTTGATGCAATCGTGGTCCTCCATATCGAAAAACTTATCAAGCAAAACAGCCAAAACCTCACAGATATCAGCATATACCTGAAAACTCTCCTTCACAACAGGGTACAATGCAACTAAGATCAACCTGCTATTCTTTGCCAGACCAGTGGGCCTACACGCCAAGAACCAGTCCAATAGCCTCTGCAAGTGGcccattttgccaaaaatcctTTCTGGCTTCATTTCCTTCAGTGGAGTCACtacccttctctcttctttcccttctttcacAGCCACACCATCGCTCATATCCCCATATGACCTTGACCTTCTCATCCCCCCATAATTACCATATTCTCCTCTATAATCACCATAATCATAATCATTCCCTCTGGGTGGTGGAGACCGAAAATCATCTCGATTCCCATACATATCCTCACTGTGAACACTACCGCCACCATTAGCACTTCCACTAGGACTGCCTGCCACCGCCGCTCTTTCTATTAAACAGAATCAACTCGAGCCTCTGATCCAAATGCATAGCATAAGTCCTCACAAAAGCCGAGTGGTCCCATGAACTAGAGTGAGCCTCATCTCTAAAATCAGACAAATTCAACAACCTAGCACCACGCCTGGTCGCATACATTATCTCCTCGTGAAAAATTGGGTCACCATCATTCAACAAACGATGGATGACCACTAGGGATTTGAGAGCCACAATATAGTCATGTGTCTTGCTCAGTCGCTTCAAAAGCACAGAAACACATGCATGAACGTATCTGCGTGAGTATGAAGTCAAATTCAAGATCCGACGAATGTATTTCTCATCCACAGGATCATCATCATGGCTCGTGGCTTTCACGATATTTACTTCCAGCTCTGGCGTCATGTTGCTCGTGACCTTCGCAGGCCTGATGCTTGTCTGGTCCTTGACAGCCTCCAGCGTTTTGCGGATCGTGCTTTGAGACATCTTCACCATCACCCTTACCTACCTAAACCGCATAAGTTAGCTAAATTAGTCACACTTGACTCAAAAGCATCACTTGAGGATGATGTAACCAGCTTTTCCAgtgatttcacaaaatcaacAGCACTATAAGCTTTAATCATTTTAGTGCTCAAAGTCACCATGCTTTTACTGCGATTAATCACGCGATCAATGAAGCATTCAGCGCGACCGATGGCTTCACTAACCTAAACCGCATAAATAGGTTCTTTTTATTTCACAACTACAGCTCACCATGCTCCTCTATGCTTAATAAAGCGATCGAAGTAGCATCGAGCTCCGGGGAATTAGCGGATCCGGACAAAACAGGCTCCGGCAGAGAAAGTGTATCTTGGAAGAAGAAAGATCTGGAGAAATTAAGCTCCGGCGAGGCGGATTTTGAACGACGGATGGATCCGCCGATTACAATCGCCGATCGCTACTCTTCGTCTTCTGTGTCTGAGAACGGCGAGAGACGAGGTGGATCTCCGAAGAGCGCGATCAGATCCGGACAAAACAGGCTCCGGCAGAGTCGGAACAACCGGCGATCCGTCGACTCCCTTGGAAGAAGAAAGGACCTCAAGTGGAGGTCGCCGACAGAGGTCGCCCACATCATGAAGTTCCCTCCTCCCCCGGCTGCGTTCCCGGTCTGTCGCCTCCACTTCGAGGCGGCCGCGTCTCGCCATCGCGTCGACGGCGCGGGTCCCTCCCGCCGCTCTCGCCTCGCTCTTCGTGGGGATCTCTCTGGCTCCAATGCTCGTCGGATCGGTCACGTTCGTGATCGGGCTCGTTTTGATGCCCTGGGTCGCCCTTCtggtttccttcttttttacgTGGCGGGAATGGCGTCCGCTCTGTCGGAGTTGGCTCGGGCGACCCTGTGCTCCGGCGGCTTCGCGGCGGCACGACGTGGCCTCTGAGGTGGCTTCTCTATAGAtcatgttgaagaaaaaaagaagattcttttgaaattgaaggtGTTCCTTTGTGATGAGCCTACCATGCCTTAGTATGTCTGCTTTCTCTGGCCAACTTCCACTTGATGAGTTCTTGTTGAAGATCGGCGCGTAATCCATGGAGCGGGAGCCGGATTCTAGAAATAGGTTTCTTAATCTGAGAAGTGAAAAAGTATCTTTCTGTTTCTAGTAATCTGTTGTCTCGATGTCTAGGCCGAATTCGAGCAAAAGCCAACCCAGATTGAGGCCCGGATTGGTGGAAATGTATGGAAAATGGCTACTAGCCACTAGTAGGGCTCCCAACCAGGCCTGGCCAGGCCATGTGGCCAGGCGCCTGGGCCGAAGGGAATAGCCTCCCatatcgaattttaattattttagagCTTTTTGATGTCTTGCATGTCTTTTCTTCACCTTGCAAGagtatttagaatttttttttctgagaatTCTCTTTACGAATTCTCGCTTTGTCAAGGAGGGATTGCGAGAAAGTTATGGAACACATAACATCAACCTTATTGATTGTCTCAAATATGAAGAAGCAAATAAAACATGCAAAAGAGAATTATTATAACAGATAGCATTCAAGTAAGGTATCATGCCATTTTTTTCtcataagaggaaaaaaaaaaaaggaaaaaaggccacaaaaaaaactctaaattttgtCCACTTTGACATatttaccataaatttttgttatgacacaaaaaaattcaaattttaccatgtgacatatttatctaaaCTTATATCCGTgagacaaatttacctcaaaatttGGGTTAAATATGTTACCTGAATATAAATTTGGGTTTTAGTGTCacaaaaaagataataatttgtGGTAAATGTGTAGCACGGTAATAAGTTGGGGGTTTTTCAACTTTTTGtatcaccaaaaaaattgggttaaaaatgaggttttttgtgtcaccaaaaaatttttggagtaaattgtgtcatagtggacatagcttaaacttttatgtaatttaaaaaaaaaaaaaaagaaaaataaattagagaaCTTTTGAAAAACCATCCCCACTTTTGAAAatacacaatttgcatttatgAACTACCCCTCcaccccatttttttttttttatccccaTCTCTCTAACTTCCGCCACACCAATGTCAACTTCTCTCTCCATGGCCACTAGAGCTCAAAAGTCGCACATGAGGCCATGGCCACAAGCTCAAAGGCAGCATTAATGCCCATGGCCTTTAGCTCAAAAGTCACGCGATTTGATGAGCTCGCCATGGCCACTAGATTCGGCATCAAGTTCAACAACAGAATTTGGGTAGTGACGGACTTGAGCTCGAgacaagagagagggagatagtTGAGGCGGTAGGGTGGTGGCTTGGTGACGCGATAAATGTAGAGTTTCAAGTCGTACGctttgggttgggttgggttgagTAAGGGTCTTGAATAAGTAGGTTTTGGCGGTAGGTTTTGAATGGTGAGTCAGGAGGGGCAAAGTTGGGGAAAAAATGACTGATATGTAAGTATGATTAACATCATAACTAATGTCACATGTGACTGGAATTACTGTCCCACGTTCACCTTCTCCACATAAATCTCTCTTCTACACCAAATCTTCCACTGCACGTCTGGGTTATGTGAGCCTAATGAGAATTGAGCAAAACAAATTGAAGCATAATATGCTATCATGCGAACTCAATAGTTCTTATGATTTGCATCATGATGCGCTATCTTCAAAATGCAAAGTGAAAATCGTCGCAAGGACCTCTTTGGGCTCCCAAACAAAACAAATTGGAGCACAAAGTAACTAGTAAATTCGTCGTCCAATTATATCCTTGTGGTATCTCCACCAAGAAGGAATGAGCATCTAGGGAAAGCTAATTTGTGTTCAAACCAACTTCATTCTATTGGGTATGCAGAAATTCAGTAGTCATTCTCTTATCTCACTTATTTAATTAATGTCGAATGTCCCCATACTTAGGCTCTATTCGtttcatttatcattttatgaatttttcagctttctattaataaaaaatgaactggtcaaggaaaacattttccatcaatgGAAAAAAGCCTTCTAAAAtgggggaaaatgtttttggcttttgagaaagaggaaaacatttttcatatcttctttcacctcactttctttcaccaaaatacactttccttttatttttttttatcttttctttttatcttttttatttctttttaaaattgatttttaattattttttattcattttcttatctTTGCCTTTTCATTTCCCCCTTCTTTGGCTAGTTGCTTGCCACATCATTGGCCAACCATAggtgagcttgaggctcaccAAATTCTAGTGAGGTGGAGCCTCGCTAGAGCGGCGAGCAGGGCAAGCTTGGCCTTGCTGGCCTATGACGAGGCTCCAACTCACCCGGTGCCAATTGTCATGGCCAACAAccaattgaggaagaagaagaaaacaagaaagaaaagaaaagaaggagaaaataaaaataatttaaaaatcgattacataaataataattaaaaataaatttcaaaaaaataaaatataaaaattatagaaaatgagtgcatggaggaaaagattttccatatcaaacagtagaaaatattttccacttcattttcaagtttcaatcgaacactgaaaaatattatcattttcttggaaaatagcttcctagaaaatattttctagaaatgccaaatattctatgaaacaaatagagccttaGTCAAAGAAAGATTGGGGTCCCATCCTGGATTTTTcgattttgctttcaattaaattaatcgggcctTTCATTAACGCGCCTATAATGCTATTCTCGAGCTGATCTCTCCTAAAATAACTAAACTATTtgggggaagccattaagggattttaatatATTAGACTTGAGAGTTTGACTAGGAACCAGCTACTCGACTGTGTTCACCTATAGAGGTCATtacagcacaattaaaaatcgatcagggatcagagataggtcaagagataggtcagttcaaccgagatgtgtggctaaacgtgggtgattccactaaattgcaaaattttcgtcAACCAACACTAGACTCGATATTTCgtcattttggtaccccgtgtccgtaatcgaaactttgagattttcatgactaccgagagtcaccaatgtgtcaaatgggttcattgtggctagaagaaaatcgaccatgggtcaattgcactaaaattttTGAAACTATCCAATAGCCtaagtcatgctaaaatcgcactagagtgaaattaactgcgaatttgaatccgattttagaaattgaaagttcagccatgtcacaagtcatttaaGGAAGGTCGACttagtctctaaatttttttctacaaaccgagtttttggcggaaaaagttGAGACATGGCCGTTTTCGATCGAAAAATTTGGATGACCGttttttatcgcgaaattgGGATGCATGTGGGTTCTAATGGTGATGAAAAATGCCAAGAGAATCGAGGGTTTGACGATTTAATTTTTAGAAGTTGAATCACACTGATTCAAGAAAGAATTGAATCCAAATTGAAggaaattcaatcaaaattcgtgtgcccccatGGCCCATGACCTTTGGACATTTTCAAAAGGCTTCTTTTCAAAAGGCTTCCAGAAGGGATTTTGTGTTGGAAAGGTGCTGTGGAGGACAGCTTTCAAGTGGGACACACGAGGGGACCAAGAGAATGAGAAGGAAGGCCAAGTGGACCCACCAAAGCCAAGCATGTCTCCCTCCTTCCCCTTGCCTTCTTTTATCAACCCTCTCTCCCATCTCTGCCATGTGGAGCTCTCAGCTAGCCCAGGAAGTTGAACAAGCTGCCCCCAAGCCGTTAAGTAGCCCCATAGGAGCCACCGCAAGCAGCCGCATCGACGTCGCTGCCCATCGCGCGTTGTTGCCGTCCCCATCCACTATGCCATCTAGTCCAGTGTCCCTTAAGTCACGTGAGGCTCAGCCGAGCCTGTTCAGCCGCCTTCGAccaccgtgaagccccgcctCTGCCCACTTGACCCTACTGCACCGTTGCCGTCTGTCCTCGCTGCTTCAAGCCGATCAATCTAGCCTTTCTCGGCCCCATCCAAAACCGAACAACCCCGGGTTTCCAACTACCGTTTGGGCTGTTTTGGGCCGATCCTAACCCCGTTTAACTAGCCCACTTTGGAGTTTCTCGAGCCTCGCCATGTCCCCATCGTTTTGATCTGAGCGGATCacttaacaagtgagtttaactcactaatcctcgcttagtaagttaatgacgtttaagagttgattagtttagactaaacTAGGATTAGGTGgctagttagaacggattagtgaattagttatttattgatgcatgttaggtggttagtttaatgcAATTAAGGCCTAAACAAGCTcgagtatttatctagagtagtTCGGAATTTTTCCGAGCTCGTCTCGggttttaattaggttttacgggcctaagttctatttattggcatttaataattaatttttgtaattattaatttaattatttatttttcgaaaattaaaccGGGATAGCTAGTGACCGGAATGTTATGCTGATTGCGGTGGTGTGGTCTGTGTATTTaattgactattattttgtgcaaattaagtgtgatttgtaattttgggtatctatcccaaaattttataatttcagtatttaattagaaaatcaccgggcattggtttacaacgccaaaaatgtttttattgacTATATAAATTGTGGGAATTTTGAAAGTAAATATACTATATTTTTTGCTCAAgccgaccatgtacccacacacaatta
This genomic stretch from Eucalyptus grandis isolate ANBG69807.140 chromosome 3, ASM1654582v1, whole genome shotgun sequence harbors:
- the LOC104438632 gene encoding LOW QUALITY PROTEIN: putative clathrin assembly protein At2g25430 (The sequence of the model RefSeq protein was modified relative to this genomic sequence to represent the inferred CDS: inserted 2 bases in 1 codon; deleted 2 bases in 2 codons): MVKMSQSTIRKTLEAVKDQTSIRPAKVTSNMTPELEVNIVKATSHDDDPVDEKYIRRILNLTSYSRRYVHACVSVLLKRLSKTHDYIVALKSLVVIHRLLNDGDPIFHEEIMYATRRGARLLNLSDFRDEAHSSSWDHSAFVRTYAMHLDQRLELILFNRKSGGGRQSSGSANGGGSVHSEDMYGNRDDFRSPPPRGNDYDYGDYRGEYGNYGGMRRSRSYGDMSDGVAVKEGKEERRVVTPLKEMKPERIFGKMGHLQRLLDWFLACRPTGLAKNSRLILVALYPVVKESFQVYADICEVLAVLLDKFFDMEDHDCIKAFDAYASAAKQIDELIAFYNWCKDTGVARSSEYPEVQRITSKLLETLEEFVRDRAKRPKSPERREELPHVAQEEEPVPDMNEIKALPPPENYTPAPXPEPKPEPPKPQVTEDLVDLRDNGVTADDQGNKFALALFAGPPANTGNGSWEAFPSNGEPKVTSAWQTPAAESGKEDWELALVETASNLSKQKAALGGGLDPLLLNGMYDQGMVRQHVSTAQLTGGNASSVALPGLGKRATPVFALPATDGTVRTVNQDPFAASLSIPPPSYVQVAEMEKKRHLVVQEQQLWQQYATEGMRGQATLAKIGGTGYYAPGPPVMPYGMPPVNGMGPPTGYYYSPY